Genomic window (Streptomyces yatensis):
CATGCCACGCTGCTGGAGCTGATGCGGGACGGGGTCGTGGACGGGCTGCGGATCGACCATCCGGACGGGCTCGCCGATCCGGAGGGCTATCTGCGGCGGCTGGACCGGGCGGTGCGGGCGGCGACGAGTGAGACGAGGGGCAGGGAAGGTGGGGGCGGCCGGTGGACGGTGGTCGAGAAGATCCTCGCCCGGGACGAGCGGCTCACCGAAACCTGGCCGGTCGCCGGGACCACCGGCTATGACGCGCTGCACCACATCGACGGGCTCTTCGTCGACCCGGACGGGCTGGCGAAGCTGACCGCCCGCTATCGCGCCTTCGCCGCTCCCCCGGCCGACCTCGGCGGCGACTGGCCCGCGACGGTCCGCCGCGCCGCCCGCGAGGTGGTCACCCACGAACTGGCCGCCGAGGTGGCACGGCTGACACGCACCGCCGCCCGGATCTGCGCGGCCGACCCCCGGCTGCGCGACCACGCGCCCTGGGCGCTGCGCACCGCGATCCGCGAGCTGCTGGTGCGGCTGCCGGTCTACCGTCCGTACGCCTCGGTGGGCGGTCCGTCCGCGACGGACGCCGACGCGGTGATGCTGCGCTCGGCGGCGGCGGACGCCCGGGAAGCGTTCACGGTGGAGCAGGAGGCCCGGGTCGTACGGGTCGTGCGGGACGCGGCGCTGGGCAGGCTCGGGGACGGCCCGGACCAGTGCGACTTCTGCGCCCGCTTCGCCCAGACGGCGGCCGCGCTGCGCGCCAAGTCGGTGGAGGACACCGCCTTCTACCGCTACACCCCGCTGCTGTCCGCCGCCGAGGTGGGCGGCGATCCGGGGCGGCCGGCCGTGGCACCCGAGGAGTTCCACGCCTTCGCCGCCCGGCGCTCAAGCGACTGGCCCGTCACCGGCACGGTGCTGTCCACGCATGACACCAAGCGCAGCGCGGACTCCCGGGCCCGGCTCGCGGCGCTCACCGAATGCCCGGGCTGGTGGGGCCGGATGGTGGAGGAGCTGACCCGCTCGGCCCCCGCCCCCGATCCGCATCTTGCCTGGACGGCGTGGCAGACCGCGCTCGCGCTGGGCCACGGCGACGCCGCGCGGCTGGTCCCCGCCGTGCTCAAGGGGGTGCGCGAGGCGGGGCTGCGGACGACCTGGACGGAGCAGAACGCGGCGTACGAGGAGGAGGTGACCGCCTTTCTGGAGGCCGGGCCGTGCGCGGCCGACCCGTCGGTGTGGGCCGCGATCGGCGCCGAACTCGACGGACCGGCGCGGGCCAACGCGCTCGGCGCCGCCCTGCTGCAGCTCACCATGCCGGGCGTCCCGGACCTCTATATGGGCACCGAACACCTCTATACGGCCCTGGTCGACCCGGACAACCGCCGGCCGCCCGAGTTCGGCGGCGAGCCGGAGGCGCGGGGGGTCTCCGCCGAGAAGCTGCTGCTGACCCGGGCCGCGCTGCGGCTGCGCCGGGAGCGTCCGGAGTGGTTCGGCCCGGGGAGCGGCTATGCGCCGCTGGCCGCCGAGGGGCCTTCGGCGGCGCACTGCGTGGCCTTCGTACGGGCGGCCGCCGGGAACGAGGGCGAGGGCGGAGGCGGCGGGGCGGTCACCGTGGTCACCCGGCTGTCGCGGCGGCTGGCGGAGGCGGGCGGCTGGGGCGCCACCCGGCTGCCGCTGCCACCGGGCCGCTGGCGGGACCTGCTGACCGGGCGGACGGCCGAGGGGTCCGAAGCGCTGACCGAGCTGCTGTCGGGGCTTCCGGTGGCGCTGCTGGTGCGGAACTGACGGTCCCACCGGAACAGTCCGTCCGGGCCCATCTGAGCGGCCGGTCCAGCCTCTGCCTGACGGGCCGCCAGAAAGCCTGCGGCGTTCACGTCCTGAAGCATTTACAGGTGGCCGGGTGCGCGCTACGTTCACCAAGCAATTGGGAGCGCTCCCACACCGACGGTTCCTGACCCGTTCACGTCGAAGGGAAACACGCGCAATGCCTCGACGATTACTGGCTCTCGCCACGTCCGCACGCCCATCGGGCCCCTCCCGTGCGCGCAGGTCCGTGCTTCTGGTCCTGCTCTCGGTCCTGCCCGCCCTGGGCCTCGTCTTCTTCTCCTCGGGCGGCGCCTCCGCGCACGGTGCGCCGATGGCGCCGGGCAGCCGCACCTACCTCTGCTGGAAGTACAGCCTGTCCTCGACCGGTGAGGTCAAGCCGACCAATCCGGCGTGCAAGGCCGCGTACGACAAGAGCGGTGCGACGCCCTTCTACAACTGGTTCGCGGTGCTCCGCTCGGACGGCGCGGGCCGCACCAAGGGGTTCATCCCGGACGGCAAGCTGTGCAGCGGCGCGGCCACCGTCTATGACTTCTCCGGGTTCGACGTGGGCAGCAAGGACTGGCCGGTGACCCATCTGACGGCCGGCAAGTCGATGCAGTTCTCGTACAACGCCTGGGCCGCGCATCCGGGGTCGTTCCGCAGCTATGTCACCAAGGCCCCGATCGACCCGACCAAGCCGCTCACCTGGAACGACCTGGAGGACCAGCCGTTCAATACGGTGACGAACCCGCCGCTGTCCGGTCAGGTCGGCACGGTCGACGGGAAGTACACCTGGACGGCCAATCTGCCGTCCGGCAAGAGCGGGCGCCACGTCATCTACACCGTGTGGACGCGCTCGGACAGCCAGGAGACCTTCTACAGCTGCTCCGACGTGGTCTTCGACGGCGGCAACGGCGAGGTGACGGTCCCCGGCAGCAGTGGCGGGGGCAGCGACCCCACGGACCCGCCGGGCAACCCGCCGACGGCCTCCTGCTCCGCCGCCCAGAAGGTGACCAGCACCTGGAACGGCGGCTATCAGGCCGAGGTGACGGTCACCAACTCCGGTGCCACGCCCATCTCTTCGTGGATGGTCGACTGGACGGTGCCGTCCGGGCAGCGGATCGACAGCGTCTGGAACGGCAAGCTGTCCGCCACCGGTTCCTCGGCCTCGGTCACCAACGCCGACTGGAACGGTTCACTGGCCGCCGGGGCGTCGACGACCTTCGGCTATACGGCCGGCGGCGGCTCCCCGGACACGGCGGCCGCGCCGATCTGCATGGTGCACTAGTCTGCCTCTCACACCAGTCCACGCAGGTGCTCCGACCCGCTCATGAATCTGTCAGGTGCACCTCATCCCCAGCCGGTCTGCCGCCCCCTTCCCCCTCGCGGGCGGCAGACCGGCCCCCCTCCGGAAAATGGCGTGGACACCGCGACGTCGGTGGCCATAGAGTGCGGGCACGCCCTGAACCGAGGAAGGAGGCGAGAGCAATGGACATCACGACGTATCCGCGCTCCCGCCCCCTGTCCGCCGGGCGTATTCGCGTCTGATCGCCATCGATCAGGCATCCGACCGGGAGCGCATCACTTTCCTGGAAGGAACCCCATGACCGATCTGGTCATCCGTCCTCTCACCGAGGACGACGCCCATCTGTTCCACACCCTGCGGGTCCCCGCGCTCGTCGGCCGGGGCTGCCTCGGCCACACCTACGCCACCGTCGGCCAGGGCGGCGAATACCGCCCCGACTGGACCTGGGTGGCGCTGCGCGAGGAGCGGGTCGTGGCCCGCGCCGCGTGGTGGGGCGGCCCCGAGGACACCGCGCCCATCGCCCTGGACTGGTTCGACTTCGCCGACGGCGAGGCCGACGCCGCCGCCGAACTGCTGCGCACCGCACCGCTGCGCACCGAGTACAGCCTGCTGGCCCCGCCCGGCTGGCGCGATCAGCCCGAGCTGCGGGCCGCCGCCCAGGCCCGGATCGACGCCGCCGTGGCGGGCGGGCTGGCCCCCCTGGTCGAGCGCTACCGCTATGAGTGGACGCCGGAGTGCGGACTGCCCGAGCGCCCGGGGCGGCTGGAGTTCCGGCCGGAGCCCGATGACGCGGCGATCGAGGACGCGCTGCGCCGCATCATGCCGGACACCCTCGACGCGCACGACCGGCGCGCCATCGACCGGGGAGGTGTCGATGCCGCGGTGCGGGAGCTCATGGACATCCTCGCGTGGTTCCCGTCGCCGCGCGAGTGGTGGCGGTTGGCCTATACGCCCGAAGGGGAGCTGGTCGGCATCCAGGTGCCCACGCGCAATCCGGGCGGGCCCTGCGTGGGCTACATAGGCGTTGTCGCCGAGCAGCGCGGCCACGGCTACGCGTACGACCTGCTCGTGGAGTGCACCCACGATCTGGTGGAGCAGGGCGCCACGAAGATCGCGGCGGCGACGGACCAGCCCAACCTCCCCATGGCCGCGCACTTCGCCAGGGCGGGGTATCCGGTCACGCAGGAGCGCATCGACCTCATCTGACCGGTGCCGCCCTGCTGCGCCGCCGGCGCCGCGTCCCGCAGCATGGTCGGGGACCGTCGGTCGAGGTGAGGAGAGGCCAGTGCTGTTCGAGGTGTGGGCGCCGCACGCCGGGCGGGTCGGGCTCCATGTGGACGGGCGGGACCGCCCCATGGAGCCCGACCCGGGCCGCGAGGGGTGGTGGCGGGCCGAGGCCGAGGCCGGGCACGGGACGCGGTACGGCTTCACGCTGGACGACGGCCCGCCGCTCCCCGATCCGCGCTCCCGCCGCCAGCCGGACGGCCCCGAGGGGCTGAGCGCGGTGGTCGACCACTCCCGCTTCCGCTGGGAGCGGGAGTGGTTCGGCCGGCCGCTGCCGGGCGCGGTCCTCTACGAGCTGCACATCGGCACCTTCACCCATGAGGGCACCTTCGAGGCGGCGGCCGAACGGCTGCCGCACCTGGCCGAGTTGGGCGTCACGCATGTGGAGCTGATGCCCGTCTGCCCGTTCCCCGGGACCCATGGCTGGGGGTACGACGGCGTGGCGCCCTGGGCGGTGCACGAGCCGTACGGCGGGCCGGAGGGGCTGGCGCGGTTCGTGGACGCCGCGCACGGACACGGCCTCGGGGTGGTCCTCGACGTGGTCCACAACCATCTGGGGCCCTCCGGCAACCACCTCCCGGCCTTCGGCCCGTACTTCACCGACACCCACCACACCCCCTGGGGCGCGGCGGTCAATCTCGACGCGCCCGGCTCCGACGAGGTGCGCGCGTACTTCACCGGCAGCGCGCTCGCCTGGCTGCGCGACTTCCGCCTCGACGGGCTGCGGCTGGACGCGGTGCACGCGCTGCGCGACAACCGGGCCCGGCACTTCCTGACCGAGCTGTCGGCCGCCGTGGACGCGCTGGCCGCCCGCACCGGCCGCCCGCTGTTCCTGATCGGCGAATCGGATCTCAACGATCCGCGCACCACCACCCCGCGCGAGGCGGGCGGCCACGGGCTGCACGCGCAGTGGAACGACGACTTCCATCACGCCCTGCACACCTTTCTCACCGGTGAGCGCCAGGGCTACTACGCCGACTTCGCGGCCGAGGGGCCCGGGGCCCTGGTCAAGACGCTGATGGGCGGCTTCTTCCACGACGGCACCCATTCGACGTTCCGGGGCCGCCGCCACGGCACACCGCTGACCCCGCACACCACCCCCGCGCACCGGCTGCTCGGCTACGCCCAGACGCATGACCAGGTCGGCAACCGGGCGGTCGGCGACCGGCTCGCCGCCCGGCTCTCCCCCGGGCTGCTGGCCTGCGCGGCGGCCGTGGTGCTGTGCGCGCCCTTCACCCCCATGCTCTTCATGGGCGAGGAGTGGGGCGCCCGCACGCCCTGGCAGTACTTCACCGACCACCAGGATCCGGAGCTCGCCGAGGCGGTGCGGTCCGGCCGCCGCCGGGAGTTCGCCGCCCACGGCTGGGCGGAGGGGGACATCCCCGACCCCCAGGATCCGGCCACCCGGCTGCGGTCCTGCCTCGACTGGCGGGAGGCGGAGCGGGAGCCGCACCGGGCGCTGCTCGACTGGTACCGCCGGCTGATCGCGCTGCGCCGCGCCGAACCGGCCCTGACCGACCCCACCTGGGCCTATACGGGTCTGTCCACCGGTTCGGACGGCTGCTTCAGCTTTCAGCGCGGCCCGCTGCGGGTCCTGCTCAACCCGGGCGACCGGCCGGTCGAGACCTGGCTGGGGCCCCGGACCGGCGAGGTCACCGAGGTGGTCGCCGCCTGGCGGCGGATCGAGCTCCCGGGCCCGGACGGCATGCTGAGACTGCCGCCCGAGACCGCCGCCGTGCTGCGGCTGGGGCCGAGACCCTGAGGCTCGGGCCTCTTCGGGGCCCCGAGGCTCCGCCTTCCCCGAAGGAGGCCCCGAGGCTCAGCCTTCCTCGGAGACCCTGAGACTCAGCCCTCCTCGGAGACCCTGCGGCTGCTCAGCCCTCCTCGGGCGTCAGCCGCAGCGAGATGGAGTTGATGCAGTAGCGCTGGTCGGTCGGGGTGGGGTAGCCCTCGCCGGAGAAGACATGGCCGAGGTGGGAGCCGCAGCGGGTGCAGCGCACCTCGGTGCGGGCCATGCCGTGCGAGCGGTCCTCCAGCAGTTCGACGGCCGAGCTGTCCGCCGGGTCGTAGAACGACGGCCAGCCGCAGTGGCTCTCGAACTTCGTCTCCGAGCGGAAGAGCTCCGCCCCGCACGCCCGGCAGGAGTAGACGCCGACCGTCTTGGTATCGGTGTACTCACCGGTGAAGGCACGCTCGGTGCCGGCTTCCCGCAGGACGTGGTACTCCTGCGGGGTCAGCTCGGCGCGCCACTGCTCCTCCGGCTTGTCGATGTCGTACGCCATGGGGACGGACCTCCTCAGTTCTCCGGGCTCTGCAGACGGGCGAGAATCTCCGGACCGAGATCGGTCACATCGCCCGCGCCCATGGTGAGAACAAGGTCACCGGGCTTGGCCATTCCGGCGATCAGCTCGGGCACCGCGTTCCGGTCGTGTTCGGCGGTCACATCCGCCCCGTGGCGGGCCGCGGCGTCGATCACCAGGGCGCTGGTGATGCCGGGGACCGGGTCCTCGCGGGCGGGGTAGATGTCCAGGACCACGGAGGCGTCGGCGAGCGCGAGCGCCTCGCCCATCTCGGTGCCCAGCTCCTGGGTGCGGCTGAACAGATGCGGCTGGAAGACCACCAGCACCCGGCCCTCCCCGGCGCCGCCGCGGATCGCCTCGAGGTCCGCGGCGATCTCGGTGGGGTGGTGGGCGTAGGAGTCGATCACCTGCACCCCGGCCTCGATGCCCTTGAGCTGCAGCCGCCGCTTGACGCCCGTGTACGAGGCGAGGGCGGGGGCCAGCTCGTGGGCCGGGACACCGAGGGCGGCGCCCGCGGTGAGGGCGGCGACGGCGTTGAGCGCGTAGTGGCGGCCGGGGACGGAGACGGTGAAGGTGATTTCCGCGCCGCCCAGCGATTCCGCGAGCCGGACGGTGACCTCGCTGGTCAGCCCGTGCGGCTCGATGGCCAGGACCCGTACGTCGGCGCCCTCGTCCTCGCCGTAGGTGAGCACCCGCGGCCCCTCGCCCCCGCTGACCCGGGCGGTCAGCTCACGGGCGCCGGACTGGTCGGCGGAGATCACCAGCGCGCCGCCGGGCCGGATCCGGCCGACGAAGGTCTCGAACGATGCGTAGATCTCGTCCATCGAGGCGTAGTTGGCGTGGTGGTCGAGTTCCACATTGAGGATGATCGCCACCTCGGGCGCGTACTTGTGGAAGCTGCGGTCGCTCTCGTCGGCCTCGGCGACGAAGATCTCGCCGTCGCCGTGGCGGGCGCTGGAGCCGGGGGCGTCCAGATCGCCGCCGATGACGTACGACGGGTCCAGGCCCAGGGTGCGCAGCGAGACGGCCAGCATCGAGGTCGTCGTCGTCTTGCCGTGGGTGCCCGCGACCGCGATCGGCCGGGAGCCGTCCATCAGCGCGGCGAGCGCGTCGGAGCGGTGCACCACCGGGATGCCGCGCTCGCGCGCCGTGACCAGTTCGAGGTTGTCGGCGCGGATGGCGCTGGAGACGACGACGCTGGTGGTGTCGGCGGCGATGTTCCCGGCGGCATGGCCGATGTGCACCGTCGCGCCGAGGTCGCGCAGCGCCCCGACGATCGGCGAGTCCTTGGTGTCGCTGCCCGAGACCCGTGCGCCGCGCATGGCGAGGACCTTCGCCACGCCCGACATCCCGGCGCCGCCGATGCCGATGAAGTGCGGTCGATCCAGCGCGTCGGAGGCGGTGCCGGCCGGTGCCATGTACGGGTCTCCCCTGGTTCTCGGTGAGTGCTGTCGGCCCGATTCTCGCACCCCCGGCGGCCCGCCCCGCCGATGGCCGCGGGGACCCGCGCCGCGGCCCGG
Coding sequences:
- a CDS encoding GNAT family N-acetyltransferase; translated protein: MTDLVIRPLTEDDAHLFHTLRVPALVGRGCLGHTYATVGQGGEYRPDWTWVALREERVVARAAWWGGPEDTAPIALDWFDFADGEADAAAELLRTAPLRTEYSLLAPPGWRDQPELRAAAQARIDAAVAGGLAPLVERYRYEWTPECGLPERPGRLEFRPEPDDAAIEDALRRIMPDTLDAHDRRAIDRGGVDAAVRELMDILAWFPSPREWWRLAYTPEGELVGIQVPTRNPGGPCVGYIGVVAEQRGHGYAYDLLVECTHDLVEQGATKIAAATDQPNLPMAAHFARAGYPVTQERIDLI
- a CDS encoding lytic polysaccharide monooxygenase; amino-acid sequence: MPRRLLALATSARPSGPSRARRSVLLVLLSVLPALGLVFFSSGGASAHGAPMAPGSRTYLCWKYSLSSTGEVKPTNPACKAAYDKSGATPFYNWFAVLRSDGAGRTKGFIPDGKLCSGAATVYDFSGFDVGSKDWPVTHLTAGKSMQFSYNAWAAHPGSFRSYVTKAPIDPTKPLTWNDLEDQPFNTVTNPPLSGQVGTVDGKYTWTANLPSGKSGRHVIYTVWTRSDSQETFYSCSDVVFDGGNGEVTVPGSSGGGSDPTDPPGNPPTASCSAAQKVTSTWNGGYQAEVTVTNSGATPISSWMVDWTVPSGQRIDSVWNGKLSATGSSASVTNADWNGSLAAGASTTFGYTAGGGSPDTAAAPICMVH
- the murC gene encoding UDP-N-acetylmuramate--L-alanine ligase, giving the protein MAPAGTASDALDRPHFIGIGGAGMSGVAKVLAMRGARVSGSDTKDSPIVGALRDLGATVHIGHAAGNIAADTTSVVVSSAIRADNLELVTARERGIPVVHRSDALAALMDGSRPIAVAGTHGKTTTTSMLAVSLRTLGLDPSYVIGGDLDAPGSSARHGDGEIFVAEADESDRSFHKYAPEVAIILNVELDHHANYASMDEIYASFETFVGRIRPGGALVISADQSGARELTARVSGGEGPRVLTYGEDEGADVRVLAIEPHGLTSEVTVRLAESLGGAEITFTVSVPGRHYALNAVAALTAGAALGVPAHELAPALASYTGVKRRLQLKGIEAGVQVIDSYAHHPTEIAADLEAIRGGAGEGRVLVVFQPHLFSRTQELGTEMGEALALADASVVLDIYPAREDPVPGITSALVIDAAARHGADVTAEHDRNAVPELIAGMAKPGDLVLTMGAGDVTDLGPEILARLQSPEN
- the msrB gene encoding peptide-methionine (R)-S-oxide reductase MsrB produces the protein MAYDIDKPEEQWRAELTPQEYHVLREAGTERAFTGEYTDTKTVGVYSCRACGAELFRSETKFESHCGWPSFYDPADSSAVELLEDRSHGMARTEVRCTRCGSHLGHVFSGEGYPTPTDQRYCINSISLRLTPEEG
- the treY gene encoding malto-oligosyltrehalose synthase produces the protein MTADPGTPTATYRLQLQPAFPFAAAERAVPYLASLGVSHLHLSPVLEAVPGSTHGYDVVDHSTVRAELGGEEGLRALARTARAHGLGLIVDIVPNHMAAPAPERLNGPLWEVLRDGPESAYARWFDIDWRAQGGKVLLPVLGGPLGEEWERLRVEDGVLRYYDHAFPLRPGTEGLPLAALLDAQWYRLGWWRLARTELNYRRFFTISELIAVRVEDPEVFDATHATLLELMRDGVVDGLRIDHPDGLADPEGYLRRLDRAVRAATSETRGREGGGGRWTVVEKILARDERLTETWPVAGTTGYDALHHIDGLFVDPDGLAKLTARYRAFAAPPADLGGDWPATVRRAAREVVTHELAAEVARLTRTAARICAADPRLRDHAPWALRTAIRELLVRLPVYRPYASVGGPSATDADAVMLRSAAADAREAFTVEQEARVVRVVRDAALGRLGDGPDQCDFCARFAQTAAALRAKSVEDTAFYRYTPLLSAAEVGGDPGRPAVAPEEFHAFAARRSSDWPVTGTVLSTHDTKRSADSRARLAALTECPGWWGRMVEELTRSAPAPDPHLAWTAWQTALALGHGDAARLVPAVLKGVREAGLRTTWTEQNAAYEEEVTAFLEAGPCAADPSVWAAIGAELDGPARANALGAALLQLTMPGVPDLYMGTEHLYTALVDPDNRRPPEFGGEPEARGVSAEKLLLTRAALRLRRERPEWFGPGSGYAPLAAEGPSAAHCVAFVRAAAGNEGEGGGGGAVTVVTRLSRRLAEAGGWGATRLPLPPGRWRDLLTGRTAEGSEALTELLSGLPVALLVRN
- the treZ gene encoding malto-oligosyltrehalose trehalohydrolase; its protein translation is MLFEVWAPHAGRVGLHVDGRDRPMEPDPGREGWWRAEAEAGHGTRYGFTLDDGPPLPDPRSRRQPDGPEGLSAVVDHSRFRWEREWFGRPLPGAVLYELHIGTFTHEGTFEAAAERLPHLAELGVTHVELMPVCPFPGTHGWGYDGVAPWAVHEPYGGPEGLARFVDAAHGHGLGVVLDVVHNHLGPSGNHLPAFGPYFTDTHHTPWGAAVNLDAPGSDEVRAYFTGSALAWLRDFRLDGLRLDAVHALRDNRARHFLTELSAAVDALAARTGRPLFLIGESDLNDPRTTTPREAGGHGLHAQWNDDFHHALHTFLTGERQGYYADFAAEGPGALVKTLMGGFFHDGTHSTFRGRRHGTPLTPHTTPAHRLLGYAQTHDQVGNRAVGDRLAARLSPGLLACAAAVVLCAPFTPMLFMGEEWGARTPWQYFTDHQDPELAEAVRSGRRREFAAHGWAEGDIPDPQDPATRLRSCLDWREAEREPHRALLDWYRRLIALRRAEPALTDPTWAYTGLSTGSDGCFSFQRGPLRVLLNPGDRPVETWLGPRTGEVTEVVAAWRRIELPGPDGMLRLPPETAAVLRLGPRP